In the genome of Leishmania braziliensis MHOM/BR/75/M2904 contig, possible fusion of chromosomes 20 and 34, one region contains:
- a CDS encoding putative aquaporin 9 produces the protein MLSEFLSQLVAEFVGTFLFVLTIILASVGVGSLAPIPIGFMLAAMCFTFGYISGAHFNPAISFAIFINRKMTLRQTVLYVMMQLGGSFCASLYASAIIGLKIPVPVPNENLAGTWQALLCELVYTFALTSVVLHVYFSRQHSNDFYGFAIGMMLMAAGFSVGGFTGGAFNPAVATGTQLVLCLYNNCDPLFYVWVYWIAPIGGAVIASIVYQLLDAHERVPVVLSKEAVY, from the coding sequence ATGCTCTCCGAGTTCCTCAGTCAGCTGGTGGCGGAGTTTGTTGGTACCTTCTTGTTTGTGCTAACGATCATATTGGCTTCCGTCGGAGTCGGCTCGCTCGCGCCTATTCCGATTGGCTTCATGTTGGCGGCAATGTGCTTCACGTTCGGCTATATCAGCGGTGCACACTTCAACCCCGCTATCTCATTTGCCATCTTCATCAACCGGAAAATGACGCTACGTCAAACTGTGCTGTACGTTATGATGCAGCTCGGCGGCTCTTTCTGCGCCTCACTCTACGCATCTGCAATCATTGGTCTAAAGATCCCCGTACCGGTGCCAAATGAAAATCTGGCTGGCACCTGGCAAGCTCTGCTCTGCGAGCTTGTGTACACGTTCGCTCTCACctcggtggtgctgcacgtCTACTTCTCCCGTCAGCACTCCAATGACTTTTACGGCTTCGCCATTGGCATGATGCTCATGGCGGCTGGCTTCTCAGTTGGCGGGTTCACCGGCGGTGCCTTCAACCCAGCCGTCGCCACAGGCACGCAACTGGTGCTGTGCTTATACAATAATTGCGACCCACTTTTCTACGTCTGGGTGTACTGGATCGCCCCGATCGGTGGCGCCGTCATCGCCAGCATCGTCTATCAGCTGCTGGATGCTCACGAACGTGTACCAGTGGTGCTAAGCAAGGAGGCAGTGTATTGA
- a CDS encoding putative ribosomal protein L14 — MLRLFRARLAPTTTDAAAKLPAGNPVNKTWFRHNLIIRRKGSYRSRWGNGTEGYGAGVPLSDQVKLHCVDNTNCKHVRLIAKATAERFAHCRVFPAVAHRVSVQRFKGRGGGGEVSRHRVKPGNIYWVCLFTRRQTNTRMSGLQTNFDRNTCIIMNDQRVPLGTRVMYCAGRHVNHKYHLKAVVLANFFV; from the coding sequence ATGCTGCGTTTGTTTCGGGCACGCTTGgcgcccaccaccaccgatgcGGCAGCAAAGCTGCCTGCCGGCAACCCGGTGAACAAGACGTGGTTTCGCCACAATCTTATTATCCGGCGCAAGGGCTCGTACCGCTCTCGATGGGGCAACGGCACGGAAGGGTACGGTGCTGGCGTTCCCCTTAGTGACCAGGTGAAGCTGCACTGTGTGGACAACACAAACTGCAAGCATGTGCGTCTTATCGCCAAGGCGACGGCCGAGCGCTTTGCACACTGCCGCGTCTTTCCTGCCGTGGCTCACCGTGTGTCGGTGCAGCGCTTCAAGGGAcgtggcgggggtggtgaAGTCTCGCGCCATCGCGTTAAGCCTGGGAACATATACTGGGTCTGCCTCTTCACACGTCGCCAAACAAACACTCGCATGAGTGGCTTGCAGACGAACTTTGACCGTAACACCTGTATTATTATGAATGATCAGCGTGTACCGTTAGGGACGCGGGTGATGTACTGCGCCGGCCGTCACGTGAATCACAAGTATCACCTGAAGGCTGTCGTACTGGCCAACTTTTTTGTGTGA